Proteins from a single region of Magnetovibrio sp.:
- a CDS encoding helix-turn-helix domain-containing protein, protein MARREDMHWSDVKAALEKQGSCLAEIALSLGISRVSVSKVSWRPNAGVQSTIAKALDTAPEAIWPTRYYVLSGKPIRPSIWMRKNSRRAGKGHVKNVKAA, encoded by the coding sequence ATGGCAAGACGCGAAGACATGCACTGGAGCGACGTAAAGGCTGCCCTTGAAAAACAGGGCTCATGCCTAGCGGAGATTGCTCTTTCGCTCGGCATCAGTCGGGTCAGCGTCTCAAAGGTGAGCTGGCGTCCCAATGCGGGCGTGCAATCCACCATCGCCAAAGCCCTAGACACCGCGCCCGAGGCCATTTGGCCAACCCGTTATTACGTCTTATCCGGCAAGCCGATTCGGCCTTCCATTTGGATGAGGAAGAATAGCAGGCGGGCGGGCAAAGGGCATGTCAAAAACGTGAAAGCCGCCTGA
- a CDS encoding helix-turn-helix transcriptional regulator: protein MVRATTKSQENDDDDFGVEALKSEISERIRKTIRESGGNAVVAEKSGVPLRTIGNYTRGLSEPKIVSLSRIAKACGVSLDWIATGEYFKNTNAAPDELDEELMTAVVLEVSKALNLQQVLKDAGFQLPIETIAAAYVATYRAALKEERSN from the coding sequence ATGGTTAGAGCAACAACGAAATCACAGGAAAATGATGACGACGATTTCGGAGTTGAGGCTCTGAAGTCCGAAATATCCGAACGAATCCGTAAAACGATTCGCGAATCGGGAGGCAACGCTGTTGTGGCAGAAAAAAGTGGTGTTCCACTTCGGACGATTGGGAATTACACCAGAGGATTATCCGAGCCAAAAATTGTCTCGCTATCCCGGATCGCTAAGGCTTGTGGGGTTTCCCTGGATTGGATCGCCACAGGCGAATACTTCAAAAACACCAATGCAGCGCCAGATGAGTTGGACGAAGAACTTATGACGGCTGTCGTGCTAGAAGTGAGTAAAGCTCTTAATTTACAACAGGTTTTGAAGGATGCAGGATTTCAGCTTCCCATAGAAACCATTGCGGCAGCGTATGTAGCCACATACAGGGCTGCACTTAAAGAGGAGCGATCAAATTGA
- a CDS encoding ParB/RepB/Spo0J family partition protein — protein MKIIEIKLSDIDASKRFRPVDPEVVDQLAESIQARGLRQPVEIAKQNKGKPFRLVTGGHRYFGSEKAGMETIPAVLLTGDDLQLRSDELLENLERSELTALERAQHYAELKALFLEGNPEAKHGGDRRSADFQDANLAAWSDTVVTRTQRSRTTVERAARIGARLTKKAAEILRGTDFEDNQSELEALAKLEPQKQVKVVKVITSEKDDAPKTVTQAIKVIDGHTEAAMVDPVEALANKLQDNWNRTIKREPKAARRFLEHLIEEGVLAAGSIKGIK, from the coding sequence ATGAAAATCATTGAAATCAAACTCTCGGATATCGACGCCTCCAAACGCTTCCGCCCGGTTGACCCAGAGGTGGTCGATCAGTTGGCTGAAAGCATTCAGGCACGCGGTCTACGCCAGCCCGTTGAGATTGCCAAACAGAACAAGGGAAAGCCGTTTCGGCTCGTCACTGGCGGTCATCGTTATTTCGGCAGCGAGAAGGCCGGGATGGAAACCATCCCGGCAGTGTTGCTGACAGGCGACGATTTGCAACTGCGATCTGATGAGTTGTTGGAAAATCTAGAACGCAGCGAGCTGACAGCATTAGAGCGTGCGCAGCATTATGCAGAACTGAAAGCGTTGTTTCTGGAAGGCAACCCCGAAGCTAAACACGGCGGTGACCGTCGAAGCGCCGATTTTCAAGACGCCAACTTGGCGGCTTGGTCCGACACAGTTGTGACCCGCACCCAAAGGAGCAGGACAACCGTTGAGCGGGCTGCACGTATAGGAGCGCGGTTAACCAAAAAAGCAGCAGAAATTCTGCGCGGAACCGACTTCGAAGACAATCAATCAGAACTTGAGGCGTTGGCCAAGCTGGAACCTCAAAAACAGGTAAAGGTGGTGAAGGTCATCACCAGCGAAAAAGACGACGCCCCCAAAACAGTCACTCAAGCGATCAAGGTCATCGATGGACACACCGAAGCGGCCATGGTCGATCCCGTTGAAGCCCTCGCTAACAAGCTTCAGGACAATTGGAACCGCACCATCAAGCGTGAACCAAAAGCCGCCCGCCGTTTCCTTGAACATTTGATTGAAGAAGGTGTTCTGGCGGCAGGCTCCATAAAGGGGATCAAGTGA